The Candidatus Nanopelagicales bacterium genome includes the window GCTGTCGATCGCGCAGTACGGGTCCACCCGGTCCATCAACGCCGGGGCGGCGGCGGCCATCGCCATGCACGCCTGGGTGCGGCGGCACCTCTTCGACCAGCCGGTCGGCTAGCGTCGTCCGACGTGACGGCGCCGGGCAGCGACTCCGCGCCGCGTTCCGGCGACGGCGGCGCGGCCGGGCTGGCGCGTGTTGGGGCCGCCGCACTGCCTCCCGCCACTCCGCCCGAGGGGCCGGACGGCCACCGCTGGCGGGCCGACCTGTCGCTGCTGCGCGACCGCGACTTCGCCCTGCTGTTCCTGGCCCGGGTGGTGTCGGTCTTCGGCGGCGCGCTCACCCCGATCGCGCTGGCGTTCGCGGTCCTCGACCTGCCCGGCGGTGACGCCTCGAGCCTGGGCCTCGTGCTGACGGCGCAGGCGGTCCCGCAGATCGTGTTCATGCTGTTCGGCGGCGTGCTGGCAGACCGGTTCCCCCGCGCCCGCGTGATGATGGCCGCCGAGCTGCTCGCCGGCGCCGTCACCCTCGCCGCGGCGCTGCTCCTGCTCACGGGCAACGCCACGGTCTCGGCGATCGCCGCGCTGGCCGCCCTCAACGGCGTCGCCGTCGCCTTCCTGTTCCCCGCACTCACCGGGATCGTCCCCGACATCGTCGAGCAGGGCCGGCTGCAGGCCGCCAACGCGCTGCTCCGGCTGGCGACCAACGTGGCGCGCATCCTCGGGACGGCCGCCGCGGGCGTCCTCATCACCACCCTCGGCGCCGGCTGGGCGGTCCTGGTGGATGCCCTCACCTTCTTCGCCGCCGCGGTCCTGCTGGTCGGCATCCGGTCCCGGCACGCGTCGCGCGAGGGGTCCTGGGCGCCGCTGCGCGAGCTGCGCGGCGGATGGCGGGAGTTCTCGTCCCGCCGCTGGGTCGTGGTGGTCGTCGTCGGCTTCGCGTTCGTCAACCTCGGCCTGGCCGCCGGGCTCGGCGTGCTCGGGCCGGTGCAGTCCAACGAGGTGCTCGGCGGCGCCGGGCCGTGGGCGGTGCTGCTCACCGCGGAGGCCGTGGGCACCGTGCTGGGCGTGTTCGTCGCGATGCGGCTGCGGCCGCGGCGGCCGATGTTCGTGGCGGTGGCCGCGGCCCCGCTGGTGGCTGTGCCGTTCGCCCTGCTGGCCATTCCCGCGCCGCTGTGGCTCATCGCGGTGACCGCGTTCGTCGCTGGTGTCGCGATCGACGTGTTCTCCGTGCTGTGGGACACCGCGCTCCAGCAGAACGTGCCCGAGGACTCGCTATCGCGGGTGTCCGCATACGACTGGCTCGGCTCCTCGCTGCTGCAGCCGGTGGGCCTGGCGATCGCGGGGCCGGTGGCGCTGGCGCTGGGCACCGGGTCCGCGCTGTGGCTGTGCGCCGCGGTGATCGCGGTCCCGCTGCTGCTGGCGATGCTCGACCCGCAGGTGCGACGGCTGCCCGCGTTCCACTACACCGACGCGGCGACGCCACGGGCCGCGTCCACCTGACCCGCTGACAGCGGCGGGGTCCCGTACGACGATCGAGGCATGACCGCCTCACGACTCGTCGTCATCGGCGCCGACGCCGCCGGCATGTCGGCCGCCTCCCAGGCCCGCCGGCGCCGACGCGACCCCGACGACCTGGACATCGTCGCCATCGAGCGCCAGCCGTGGACGTCGTACTCGGCCTGCGGCATCCCGTACTGGGTGGCCGGCCAGGTGGCCGGACCGGACGCTCTCATCGCGCGCACGCCGGAGCAGCACCGCGCCAACGGGATCGACCTGCGGACCGGGCAGGAGGCGGTGGCGATCGATGTCGACCGCGGCCGGGTGCGGGTGCGCGACCGCGTGGAGGGCTCCGAGTACGACCTCGACTACGACGACCTGGTGATCGCGACCGGGGCGGTCCCGGTGCGCCCGCCGGTGCCGGGGATCGACGCGCCGGGGGTGTACGGCGTGCAGACCATCGACGACGGGCTCGCGCTGCTGGACGCGCTGGCGGAGTCGCCGCAGCGGGCGGTCGTCGTCGGCGCGGGGTACATCGGGATCGAGATGGCCGAGGCCATGTGCGACCGCGGGCTCACGGTGACCGTCGTCGACATGGCGGACGAGCCGATGAGCACGCTGGACCCGGACATGGGCCGGCTGGTGCGCAAGGCGATCGAGGGGATGGGCGTCACCGTCGCGTCCGGGCACCCGGTGCGCGAGATCGCGGTCGGGCCGGACGGGCGGGCGCGGGCCGTGGTCACCGACTCGGGGACGTACGAGGCGGACCTGGTCGTGCTGGGGCTGGGTGTGAAGCCGAACACCGCGCTGGCGGAGGCGGCCGGGCTGCCGCTGGGGCCGCACGGCGGGCTGGTCACCGACGTGCGGCAGCGGGTCGTCGGCCACCCGACGGTGTGGTCCGGCGGGGACTGCGTCGAGTGCCGCGACCGGGTGACGGGGGAGCTGGTGCACGTGCCCCTCGGCACGCACGCGAACAAGCAGGGCCGGGTGATCGGGGTGAACCTCGGCGGCGGGTACCTCACCTTCCCCGGCGTGGTGCGCACCGCCGTCAGCAAGGTGTGCGACCTGGAGATCGCGCGGACCGGGCTGCGGGAGGTGGACGCGACGCGGGCGGGGTACGAGTTCGTCACCGCGTCGCTGGCGTCGACGACTCGCGCCGGCTACTTCCCCGGCGCGCAGCCGATGACGACCAAGGTGATCGCGGAGAGGCGCACCGGGCTGCTGCTCGGGGCGCAGATCGTCGGGCGGTCCGGTTCGGCGAAGCGGATCGACACCGCGGCGGTGGCGCTGTGGAACGGGATGACCGTGGAGGAGGTGGCGGGGCTGGACCTGGCGTACGCGCCACCGTTCTCCCCGGTCTGGGACCCGGTGCTGATCGCCGCGCGCAAGGCGGCCGACCTGGTGGCCGCGGGCGCCGGCGCCGGGGGCGACGCGGGCGGCTGACGGGCCTTCGTCCAGGGGAGCGCCGGTGTCGGGCTGGGGGCCGGCGTACGGAGCGGACGTGTCGGGCTGGGGGCCGGCGTACGGAGCGGACGTGTCGGGCTGGGGGCCGGCATCCGGAGCGGACGTGTCGGGCTGGGGGCCGTGGTCCGGCGGGGAACGAGCGGGCTGAGGTCCCGTCGCTGGTGGCCGGACGTCCCCTCCCGCCCTGCCGGGTTCTGTGGAAGGGTTGTCCGCCAGTGACCGGGGTCCGCGCCCCGGTCGGACCCCTGTCACCGCAGGCACCCAGGAGCTGAGAACCGCATGCCCATCGCCACCCCCGAGGTCTACGCCCAGATGCTCGACCGGGCCAAGGCCGGTCACTTCGCCTACCCGGCCATCAACGTGACCTCCTCCCAGACCGCCATCGCCGCGCTGCGCGGCTTCGCCGAGGCCGAGAGCGACGGGATCATCCAGTTCTCGTGGGGCGGCGCGGAGTTCGCGTCCGGCCAGATGGTGAAGAACATGGTCTACGGCGCCGAGGCGCTGGCCGACTTCGTGCACTCGATCGCCAAGCACTACCCGATCAACGTGGCGCTGCACACCGACCACTGCCCGAAGGACAAGCTGGACGGCTACATGCGCCCGCTCATCGACATCTCCCTGGAGCGCGTGGCGCGCGGCGAGCAGCCGCTGTTCCAGTCCCACATGTGGGACGGCTCGGCCGTGCCGCTGGAGGAGAACCTCGACATCGCCGAGGAGCTCCTCGACAAGTGCCACCGGGCCAACATCATCATGGAGCTCGAGATCGGCGTCGTCGGCGGCGAGGAGGACGGCGTCGAGGCCAAGCACGACGCGAAGCTGTACTCCACCCCCGAGGACGGCCTGGCCACCGCGGAGAAGCTCGGCCTCGGCGAGCGCGGGCGCTACATGGTGGCGGCGACGTTCGGCAACGTGCACGGCGTCTACAAGCCCGGCAACGTGGTGCTGACGCCGTCGATCCTGAAGGAGATCCAGGACGCGGTCGGCGCGAAGTACGGCGTGGAGAAGCCGTTCGACCTGGTGTTCCACGGCGGGTCCGGCTCGCTGCTGTCGGAGATCCGGGAGGCGCTGGACTACGGCGTGGTGAAGATGAACGTCGACACCGACACGCAGTACGCGTTCACCCGGCCGATCGCCGGCTGGATGATGACGAACTACGACGGCGTGCTCAAGATCGACGGCGAGGTCGGCAACAAGAAGAAGTACGACCCGCGCGCGTACGGCAAGGAGGCCGAGGCCTCGATGGCCGCCCGCGTGGTCGAGGCCTGCCAGGACCTCCGCTCCGCCGGCACCGCGATGGGCTCCTGAGCCCTGTGCCCCGCTGGTCCGCTTGACCTGCTGGTCCGGCTGGTCTGGCCGGCCCACCCGCGTTTGTGAGCCGAGCGGTTGCTACCCGCCCCGGTCGGGGCCGGGTAACAACCGCTCGGCTCACTTCTGTGGGGCCCGGGGCCTGTGGACGACGGCTGGTCGGGATCCGTACGACCCGGCAGGGTGCGGCACATGCCGCGCATCCGTGCCCCGCTGGACACCTCCGCCGGGCTGGCCGCGGCGTTCGGCGACCGGCCGTTCGCCGTCGCGGAGGCGTTCGCGGCCGGGTGGACCCGGGGCCAGCTGCGCGCAGCGGTCGCCCGCGGCGGGGTCCGGCGGCTGGGGCGAGGCCTGCTAGTCGTCGAGCCTGCCGGGGTGGCGGAGGCAGTGGGGCTGGCTGGGTCGGCTGAGTGGGCGGGCCGGTCCGGGCCGGGTCCGGGACCCGTGACCCTGGGCCGGGTGCGGGCCCCGTCGCGGCCACGGACGGGCGTACGGCCCCCAGCCACGCGTCCGCGGTCCTGGTGCACGGCGTGACGCAGCCGGCGCTGCACCCGGCCGACCTGCCCACCGTCGTGGATCTGACCGGCACCGGCGGCGCCGTGTCCGGGAGCCGGCCGGAGGAGGGGTGGCGCCGGTGGCGCCGGGACCTCCCGCCGCACCACCTGACCGAGGTCGACGGCCTGGCGGTGACAACCCTGGCCCGCACCGCGATCGACGTCGCGTGCACCCGACCGCTGCCCGAGGCGCTCATGGTGGTCGACGCGGTGCTCCGCCGCCTCGTGCTGGCGGACGCGGGATGGGGCGGCCATGCAGGCGCTGATCCATCGTCCGATCCGTGGTCCGGCTCGTGGCCCGACCCGTGGGTCGACCCGTCCTGGGAGCGGGCGGTGGTCCGGACGGCCTCGGCGGTGGAGCCGCAACGGGACCTGCTGCGCCGTACCGCCCGTGAGGCGGGGCCGATCTGGGGGATTGCGGCGGCGCGACGAGCTGTGGAGTTCGCCGATCCGGCGGCCGAGAACGGGTTCGAGTCCTGCTCGCGCGGGGTACTGCTGCTGGCCGGGTTGCCCAGGCCTGAGGTGGGCTACCCGGTGACCGGTGACGACGGCCGGCGGTACTGGTCCGACCTCGGCTGGCCGCATGTCCGGCTGCTCGGGGAAGCCGACGGCAGCCTGAAGTACACCGACGCCCGGGCCCTCTACGCGGAGAAGCGGCGGCAGGAGTCGCTGGAGCGGGCCGGCTGGGTCTTCGTGCGCTGGGGCTGGGAGGACGTCGCATACGACCGGGCCGGCCTGTGCCGGCGGGTGCTGCTGGCCCACGCGCGCGCCGCGGACCGCGCCGCAAGCGGCTCCGCGGTTTCGCGGGCCGCCGTCCCGCACTCCGCCCGGGCTTCGTGATCACAGAAGTGAGCCGAACGGTTGTTACCCGGCCCCCGATGGCCCGGGTAACAACCAGTCGGCTCACTTCTGCGGGGATGGAGGCCGAGACCGGGAGTGCCGGACCGGGGGGCGCCCGCGGGGCCGGGGGTGGAGGATGGCGGGCGTGACGGTGCACGAGAACCTGCTCGGCGGCCCGCCGCCCACGCTGCTGCCCGCGGACCCCGAGGCCGAGGCCGAGATCTACGCCGGCGACGACCCGGCCGCGGTGGCCGCCCGCCACCCGGCGTCCAGCCTGGCCTGGGCCACGCTGGCCGACCGGGCCTGGGACGCCGGCGAGGTCATCGCGTCGTACGCGTACGCCCGGGTCGGCTACCACCGCGGCCTGGACGCGCTGCGCCGCAACGGCTGGAAGGGCGCCGGCCCGGTGCCGTGGGAGCACGAGCCGAACCGCGGGTTCCTGCGCTCCCTGGCCGCCCTCGGCCGGGCCGCCGCCGCCATCGGCGAGGACGGCGAACCGGAGCGGGTCGAGGCGTTCCTGCGCGACTGCGACCCGGTCGCCGCGGCCCAGCTGCGCTGGTCCTGACGGATCCGAGCCGCCCGTGACCGACGACCCCGCCCCGCCCCCCGGACCAGCCGGGCCGGCCGGTTCGTCCGGACCAGCCAGCCCGCCGTCCGATACCGCGCCGGTCGTGGTCGTGGGCGGGGGCATCGCGGGGGCCGCCTGCGCCACCGAGCTCGCGCGCGCCGGGGTCCCCGTGCGCCTGTCCGACCGGGGCCGCCGCTGGGGCGGCCGGCTGGCGGTGCGCACGCTGCGCGACACCGGCACGCCGTACGACGGGCACGCGGTCGACCTCGGCGCCTCGTACCTCACCGCGCACGACCCCGACTTCCGCGCGCTGGTCGACGGCTGGGTGGACCGAGGGCTGGCCCGGGCGTGGACGGAGACGTTCGCGGTCGCCGGGCCGGAGGGGCTGCGCGGCACGACGACGGGGCCGTTGCGCTACTCCGCCCCGCACGGCCTGCGCTCCCTGGTCGAGGCCATGGTCGGCGACCTGCCCGAGGACGGCGTCACCCTCTGCCCGCACCACGAGGTCGGCGCGGTCCGGCTCGGTGACGACGGCCTGCCGAGGGTGGACGACGAGCCGGCGGCAGCGGTCGCGCTGTGCATGCCCGACCCACAGGTGCGGCGGCTGATCGAGCCGGGGAACCCGGCCTTCCGCCCGACCCGCCGCGCCACCGAGGGCGTGCTGTGGGAGCCGGTCATCGCGCTGGTCGCGGTGTACGCGGAGCGCTGCTGGCCGGAGCTGGACGGCGTCTTCGTCAACGACGACCCGGTCGTCACGTGGATCGCCGACGACGGCCGTCGCCGGGGGGACGACGCGGCGGTGCTGGTGGCGCACGCGGACCCGGTCGCGAGCGCCCGGTACCTGCGCGAGCCCGAGACGATCGCGCCGGCGATGCTCGCGTCGATCCGTCGGGTGCTCGGCGCCACCGCCGACCCGGAGTGGATCGAGGTCAAGCGCTGGACGTACGCCCGCCCGGTGACCGCGTGGCCCGAGCCCTACCACCTCGACCCCGACACTCGGGTGGCGCTGGCCGGGGACGGGTGGCACGCCGGCCCCCGGGTCGAGTGCGCCTGGCTGTCCGGCCGCGACCTCGGCCGGGCGCTGGTCGACCTGGTGCGCGCGGGCTGACCGCGCGCGCCGCTCTCGTACGGGAAGGCTGCGCAGCGCGCCGCTCCGGTAGCCTTCCTGCCCGTCCCGGTCCGCCAGGGGGAGGAGCCCACCCATGCCGGCGATCGTGCTCGTCGGTGCCCAGTGGGGCGACGAGGGCAAGGGCAAGGCGACCGACCTGCTCGGCGGCCGCGTCGACTACGTGGTGCGCTACCAGGGCGGCAACAACGCCGGCCACACCGTCGTCATCGGCGACCAGAAGTTCGCCCTGCACCTGCTCCCCAGCGGCATCCTCACCCCCAGCGTCGTCCCCGTCATCGGCAACGGCGTCGTGGTCGACCCGGCCGTGCTGATGGAGGAGATCGCCGGGCTGGAGGCGCGCGGCGTCGACACGTCCGCGCTGGCGCTCAGCGCCAACGCGCACCTCATCACGCCGTACCACGTGACCCTCGACAAGGTCACCGAGCGCTTCCTGGGCCGCAACAAGATCGGGACGACTGGCCGCGGCATCGGGCCGACGTACGGCGACAAGGTCGCGCGCCTCGGCATCCGGGTCCAGGACCTGTTCGACCCCGGGATCCTCCGGCAGAAGGTCGAAGGCGCCCTGCACAACAAGAACCAGATCCTGGTCAAGGTGTTCAACATCCGGGCGATGGATGTCGACCGCGTCGTGGACGAGCTGCTGGCGTACGCGGACCCGTTGCGGCCGTACGTCCAGGACACCTCGCTGCTGCTCAACCGGGCGCTGGACGAGGGCCGGGTCGTGCTGCTCGAGGGCGGCCAGGGCACGCTCCTCGACGTCGACCACGGGACCTACCCGTTCGTCACGTCCTCGAACCCGACGGCCGGAGGTGCCTGCGCCGGAGCGGGTATCGGCCCGACGAAGGTCACGCGGGTCATCGGGATCCTCAAGGCCTACACGACCCGCGTGGGCTCGGGGCCGTTCCCCACCGAGCTGTTCGACGACGACGGCGAGCGGCTGCGGGAGATCGGCGGGGAGCGCGGCGTCACCACCGGTCGCCCGCGCCGGTGCGGCTGGTTCGACGCGGTCATCGCGCGTTACGCGACTCGTGTCAACGGGTTGACCGACTTCTTCCTCACCAAGCTGGACGTGCTCACCGGGTTCGAGCAGATCCCGGTGTGCGTCGCGTACGACGTCGAAGGAACGATCGTCGACGAGATGCCGGTGACGCAGACCGAGTTCCACCACGCGAAGCCGGTGTACGAGTACCTGCCCGGCTGGTCGGAGGACATCTCGACGGCGAAGACGTTCCAGGACCTGCCGCCGAACGCGCAGGCGTACGTGCGGTTCCTGCAGGACGCCTCGGGTGCGCCGATCAGTGCCATCGGAGTGGGCCAGGACCGCAACGCGACCATCGCGCTGCGTGACCTGATCTCCTGACCTGCGAGTCAGCGGTGTCGACGCCGGGTGGGTGGGTACTGCGGCGGCCCCTGCCCGAGGACCACGCGCGCGTGGCCGCGGTCGTCGACGAGTGGTGGGACGGCCGCCCGATGGCGGCGATGCTGCCGAGGCTGTTCTTCGAGCACTTCGCCGGGACGAGCCTGATCGCGGAGTCGCGGTCTGGTGACCTGCTCGGGTTCCTCGTGGGCTTCACGTCCACCGACGCCCCGGACGAGGGCTACGTGCACTTCGTCGGCGTCGCGCCGTCGGAGCGCGGCAGCGGGCTGGGGCGGCTGCTGCACGACCGGTTCGCGACCGAGATGGCGCTGGGCGGGCGACGCACCGTGCGCTGCGTGACGTCGGTGGTCAACGAGGAGTCGGTGTCGTTCCACGCGGAGATCGGCTTCGGGGTCGACGGGGAGCGGGACGGCCTGGTGCTGATGTCGCGGTCGTCGTCGGCGCTGTGGGAGTCGGTGGCCGTCGCTGATCCGCGCGAGGTGGCGTGGCCGGTCCCGGTGTGGCCGCCTCCGGACGGCTCCGTGCTGCGCGGGCGCTACGTGGAGCTGACGGCGTCCGACCCCGACCGCGACGGCGACGAGCTGTTCGCGGCGCTCGACCACGACGCGGTGTGGGCGCACGTGGCCGGGCGTCCGGCCGACCCGGCCGGGATGCGCGCGCTGATCGAGGGCAAGCGGGCCGACCCGGCCTGGTTCCCCTGGACCGTGCGGCTGCGCGTACCCCTCGGTGACCGGGCAGCCGGCGAGGTCATCGGCACGACCTCGTACCTCGAGGCGGCGCCGGGCGACGCACGGGTGGAGATCGGGTCGACGACCTACGCGCCGGACGTGTGGGGCACGGTCGTCAACCCCGAGTGCAAGCTGCTGCTGATGGCGTGGGCGTTCGAGGTCGGCGGGATGGGTCGGGTGCAACTGAAGACCGACATCCGCAACCACCGGTCGCAGGCGGCGATCCGCCGGCTGGGGGCGCGGTACGAGGGCGTGCTGCGGTGGTACCAGCGCCGCTCGGACGGGACGCTGCGGGACACGGTGCTGTTCTCCGTCGTGGCTGCGGAGTGGCCGGTGGTGCGGGCAGGGCTGGTCGCCCGGGTGGCGGCTTCCCCGGGCGCCGAGGCCTGCGAGCGCCGACCCGCCGACTGACACTGTGTCCGGCGACGGCCGTACGCCCTGACAGGCTGGCGGGGTCGGGGGTGCCGCGCGCTGCCTACGCTGGGCGGCGTCGGCGCGTGGCCCGCGTACGCGGACTGCATGCGCGCGTCGACGACCCGTGTCCGGACCTGCCAGGGAGCCTTCCCATGACCGTCACCCCCGACCCCGCCCAGGGCGCCCGCGTCCTCGAGCTCGACCGCGCGCACGTGTTCCACTCGTGGTCGGCGCAGGGCGCGCTCAACCCGCTGTGCATTGCCGGGGCCGAGGGCAGCACCGTCTGGGACTACGAGGGCAACCGATACCTGGACTTCTCGTCCCAGCTGGTGAACGTCAACATCGGGCACCAGCACCCCAAGGTCGTCGCCGCGATCCAGGAGCAGGCGGCCAAGCTGGCCACCATCGCCCCGCAGCACGCCAACGACGTGCGCGGCGAGGCGGCGCAGCGCATCGCCGACCTGTCCCCGGCGGGCATGAACAAGGTCTTCTTCACCAACGGCGGCGCCGACGCCAACGAGAACGCGGTCCGGATGGCGCGGCTGCACACCGGCCGCCGCAAGGTGATGTCGTTCTACCGCTCGTACCACGGCAACACCGGCGCGGCGATCGTCGCGACCGGTGACCCGCGGCGCTGGCCGAACGAGTTCGCCGAGGACCACGTGCACTTCTTCGGCCCCTACCTGTACCGCACGTCGTTCTGGGCGACGACCGAGGCCGAGGAGTCGGCGCGGGCGCTGCAGCACCTGGAGCAGGTCATCCAGTTCGAGGGCCCGTCGACGATCGCGGCGATCCTGATCGAGACCGTCGTCGGGACCGCGGGCGTGCTGGTGCCGCCGCCGGGATACCTGGCCGGCGTGCGCGAGCTGGCGACGAAGTACGGGATCATGCTGATCCTGGACGAGGTGATGGCCGGGTTCGGCCGCACCGGCGAGTGGTTCGCGTTCGACCACTGGAACGTGGTGCCGGACCTGATCACGTGGGCGAAGGGCTCCAACTCCGGATACGTCCCCGTCGGCGGCGTGGTGATCTCCGACGAGATCGCGGCGACGTTCGACGAGCGGGTGTTCCCGGGCGGCCTCACGTACTCCGGGCACCCGCTGGCGGCGGCGTCGATCGTGGCGTCCATCGACGCGATGCGCGAGGAGCGGATCGTGGAGCACGCCGCGGCGATCGGCGAGGACGTGCTCGGGCCGGGGCTGCGCGACCTGCAGGAGCGGCACCCGGTGATCGGCGAGGTCCGCGGCCTGGGCGTCTTCTGGGCGCTGGACCTGGTGAAGAACCGGGAGACCCGCGAGCCGTTGGCGCCGTACGCCGGCACCTCGCCTGCGATGGTGCAGCTGCAGGCGGAGTCGAAGAAGCGCGGGCTGCTGCCGTTCGCCAACTTCAACCGGATGCACGTGGTGCCGCCGTGCGTGGTCACCGCGGAGGAGGCCAAGGAGGGTCTCGCCATCCTCGACGAGGTCTTCACCCTGGTCGACGCCCACTACGAAGGCTGAGGTCGGGCCGTCCCGCTTGTCACTCTTGGGCACACGATCCGGGTGATGTGACGGCTGGGGCGCGGGTGGCGTCAGCCGGCGGGCGACGCGGGGGCCGCGGATGGCGCGAGGGGCCGCGGATGGCGCGAGGGGCCGCGGGTGACGCGGCCCTCGGGGTGAGCGGCCCCAGGGTGAGCGGTCCACTCAGCGGGGCCCCTGCGGCTGGCCGCCCCACCGGACTCACCCGTCCCACCGTCCGGATCGTGTTCCCGGGCCTGGGCCCGACACGCCGCACCCCAACGGCACACGATCCGCATAGCGGATCGTGTGCCGTTGGGGTGGGGTGTGGTCGCGAACCTACCCCCGGTGCCCGGGGCGTGGCGGGCGGGGGGCGTGGGGGTCCGGGCGAGCGTCGGTAGGGTCGGCGCCGTGAAGGTGCTGGTCATCGGG containing:
- a CDS encoding MFS transporter; translated protein: MTAPGSDSAPRSGDGGAAGLARVGAAALPPATPPEGPDGHRWRADLSLLRDRDFALLFLARVVSVFGGALTPIALAFAVLDLPGGDASSLGLVLTAQAVPQIVFMLFGGVLADRFPRARVMMAAELLAGAVTLAAALLLLTGNATVSAIAALAALNGVAVAFLFPALTGIVPDIVEQGRLQAANALLRLATNVARILGTAAAGVLITTLGAGWAVLVDALTFFAAAVLLVGIRSRHASREGSWAPLRELRGGWREFSSRRWVVVVVVGFAFVNLGLAAGLGVLGPVQSNEVLGGAGPWAVLLTAEAVGTVLGVFVAMRLRPRRPMFVAVAAAPLVAVPFALLAIPAPLWLIAVTAFVAGVAIDVFSVLWDTALQQNVPEDSLSRVSAYDWLGSSLLQPVGLAIAGPVALALGTGSALWLCAAVIAVPLLLAMLDPQVRRLPAFHYTDAATPRAAST
- a CDS encoding FAD-dependent oxidoreductase, which produces MTASRLVVIGADAAGMSAASQARRRRRDPDDLDIVAIERQPWTSYSACGIPYWVAGQVAGPDALIARTPEQHRANGIDLRTGQEAVAIDVDRGRVRVRDRVEGSEYDLDYDDLVIATGAVPVRPPVPGIDAPGVYGVQTIDDGLALLDALAESPQRAVVVGAGYIGIEMAEAMCDRGLTVTVVDMADEPMSTLDPDMGRLVRKAIEGMGVTVASGHPVREIAVGPDGRARAVVTDSGTYEADLVVLGLGVKPNTALAEAAGLPLGPHGGLVTDVRQRVVGHPTVWSGGDCVECRDRVTGELVHVPLGTHANKQGRVIGVNLGGGYLTFPGVVRTAVSKVCDLEIARTGLREVDATRAGYEFVTASLASTTRAGYFPGAQPMTTKVIAERRTGLLLGAQIVGRSGSAKRIDTAAVALWNGMTVEEVAGLDLAYAPPFSPVWDPVLIAARKAADLVAAGAGAGGDAGG
- the fbaA gene encoding class II fructose-bisphosphate aldolase, which translates into the protein MPIATPEVYAQMLDRAKAGHFAYPAINVTSSQTAIAALRGFAEAESDGIIQFSWGGAEFASGQMVKNMVYGAEALADFVHSIAKHYPINVALHTDHCPKDKLDGYMRPLIDISLERVARGEQPLFQSHMWDGSAVPLEENLDIAEELLDKCHRANIIMELEIGVVGGEEDGVEAKHDAKLYSTPEDGLATAEKLGLGERGRYMVAATFGNVHGVYKPGNVVLTPSILKEIQDAVGAKYGVEKPFDLVFHGGSGSLLSEIREALDYGVVKMNVDTDTQYAFTRPIAGWMMTNYDGVLKIDGEVGNKKKYDPRAYGKEAEASMAARVVEACQDLRSAGTAMGS
- a CDS encoding DUF3151 domain-containing protein, with amino-acid sequence MTVHENLLGGPPPTLLPADPEAEAEIYAGDDPAAVAARHPASSLAWATLADRAWDAGEVIASYAYARVGYHRGLDALRRNGWKGAGPVPWEHEPNRGFLRSLAALGRAAAAIGEDGEPERVEAFLRDCDPVAAAQLRWS
- a CDS encoding FAD-dependent oxidoreductase; protein product: MVVGGGIAGAACATELARAGVPVRLSDRGRRWGGRLAVRTLRDTGTPYDGHAVDLGASYLTAHDPDFRALVDGWVDRGLARAWTETFAVAGPEGLRGTTTGPLRYSAPHGLRSLVEAMVGDLPEDGVTLCPHHEVGAVRLGDDGLPRVDDEPAAAVALCMPDPQVRRLIEPGNPAFRPTRRATEGVLWEPVIALVAVYAERCWPELDGVFVNDDPVVTWIADDGRRRGDDAAVLVAHADPVASARYLREPETIAPAMLASIRRVLGATADPEWIEVKRWTYARPVTAWPEPYHLDPDTRVALAGDGWHAGPRVECAWLSGRDLGRALVDLVRAG
- a CDS encoding adenylosuccinate synthase; this translates as MPAIVLVGAQWGDEGKGKATDLLGGRVDYVVRYQGGNNAGHTVVIGDQKFALHLLPSGILTPSVVPVIGNGVVVDPAVLMEEIAGLEARGVDTSALALSANAHLITPYHVTLDKVTERFLGRNKIGTTGRGIGPTYGDKVARLGIRVQDLFDPGILRQKVEGALHNKNQILVKVFNIRAMDVDRVVDELLAYADPLRPYVQDTSLLLNRALDEGRVVLLEGGQGTLLDVDHGTYPFVTSSNPTAGGACAGAGIGPTKVTRVIGILKAYTTRVGSGPFPTELFDDDGERLREIGGERGVTTGRPRRCGWFDAVIARYATRVNGLTDFFLTKLDVLTGFEQIPVCVAYDVEGTIVDEMPVTQTEFHHAKPVYEYLPGWSEDISTAKTFQDLPPNAQAYVRFLQDASGAPISAIGVGQDRNATIALRDLIS
- a CDS encoding GNAT family N-acetyltransferase, whose product is MAAVVDEWWDGRPMAAMLPRLFFEHFAGTSLIAESRSGDLLGFLVGFTSTDAPDEGYVHFVGVAPSERGSGLGRLLHDRFATEMALGGRRTVRCVTSVVNEESVSFHAEIGFGVDGERDGLVLMSRSSSALWESVAVADPREVAWPVPVWPPPDGSVLRGRYVELTASDPDRDGDELFAALDHDAVWAHVAGRPADPAGMRALIEGKRADPAWFPWTVRLRVPLGDRAAGEVIGTTSYLEAAPGDARVEIGSTTYAPDVWGTVVNPECKLLLMAWAFEVGGMGRVQLKTDIRNHRSQAAIRRLGARYEGVLRWYQRRSDGTLRDTVLFSVVAAEWPVVRAGLVARVAASPGAEACERRPAD
- a CDS encoding aspartate aminotransferase family protein, producing the protein MTVTPDPAQGARVLELDRAHVFHSWSAQGALNPLCIAGAEGSTVWDYEGNRYLDFSSQLVNVNIGHQHPKVVAAIQEQAAKLATIAPQHANDVRGEAAQRIADLSPAGMNKVFFTNGGADANENAVRMARLHTGRRKVMSFYRSYHGNTGAAIVATGDPRRWPNEFAEDHVHFFGPYLYRTSFWATTEAEESARALQHLEQVIQFEGPSTIAAILIETVVGTAGVLVPPPGYLAGVRELATKYGIMLILDEVMAGFGRTGEWFAFDHWNVVPDLITWAKGSNSGYVPVGGVVISDEIAATFDERVFPGGLTYSGHPLAAASIVASIDAMREERIVEHAAAIGEDVLGPGLRDLQERHPVIGEVRGLGVFWALDLVKNRETREPLAPYAGTSPAMVQLQAESKKRGLLPFANFNRMHVVPPCVVTAEEAKEGLAILDEVFTLVDAHYEG